The segment CAACATTAGGACTTACTGATACTATTATCGGAGCTTGCGCAAATAGAAGCGAAAATGCAAATATGAAAACTACGAACACTTTCTTCATTTTTTTACCCCCTAATTATATCTAAGATAGAATACTACATCTATAAACAAAATATTGATTATTCACAAAAAGTCAAAATCTTTGTTAAGCACACAAACATTTAAATTCTACCGTAATTAACATTTATCTTGCTAAAAAAACAAAAGGTTTTATTATTTTTTGAATTATACGGAGGTAGGTTTAAAATTGACACAGCGCGAGGTAGTAGTTGTAAATAAACTCGGTCTCCACGCAAGACCAGCGGTGACATTGGTAAAAGTCGCCAGCAAGTTTATTTCTGATATAAAGCTC is part of the bacterium genome and harbors:
- a CDS encoding HPr family phosphocarrier protein, whose product is MTQREVVVVNKLGLHARPAVTLVKVASKFISDIKL